A window from Kovacikia minuta CCNUW1 encodes these proteins:
- a CDS encoding ATP-binding cassette domain-containing protein, producing the protein MEPPSVETNLNQRIAIVGTSGAGKTTLARQISQQMGIPHVELDALHWQPNWVETPTEVFQIQVAEALSGDRWVVDGNYNKVRHVIWSRADTIVWLDYPFPVVLGRLLKRTVWRVTTRQELWNGNREGLRETFSQDSILLWMIRTHWQHRKTYPLLFQQPEYAHLKVVRLSSPQAAQQWLVIRSP; encoded by the coding sequence ATGGAGCCACCTAGCGTTGAAACAAACTTAAATCAGCGGATTGCGATCGTCGGAACCAGTGGAGCGGGCAAAACAACTCTGGCGCGGCAAATATCTCAGCAAATGGGAATTCCCCATGTTGAGTTAGATGCCCTCCATTGGCAACCCAACTGGGTAGAGACTCCCACAGAGGTGTTTCAAATCCAGGTAGCGGAGGCATTAAGCGGCGATCGCTGGGTGGTAGATGGCAACTACAATAAAGTGCGGCATGTCATTTGGAGCCGAGCAGATACGATCGTCTGGTTAGATTACCCATTTCCAGTGGTGCTGGGGCGGCTTCTAAAGCGAACGGTTTGGCGCGTTACCACCCGTCAGGAATTGTGGAATGGCAACCGCGAAGGTCTACGCGAAACCTTCAGCCAGGATTCCATCCTTCTCTGGATGATCCGCACCCACTGGCAGCACCGGAAAACCTACCCGCTATTATTCCAACAACCAGAATACGCCCACCTTAAAGTAGTACGCCTATCTTCCCCACAGGCAGCGCAACAGTGGTTAGTGATCAGGAGTCCGTGA
- a CDS encoding HNH endonuclease — protein MGQVSEEVRMRVRAEANNQCGYCRSFQKYVLGVLEVEHIIPKAAGGSDEEENLWLACRLCNSYKGVQTHAKDPVTNRNVRLFNPREQRWIRHFAWAENGAYISGLTATGRATVLALQLNNPYAVTVRQAWISAGWHPPDEATRDD, from the coding sequence GTGGGTCAAGTATCTGAAGAAGTTCGAATGAGAGTGCGGGCAGAGGCAAACAATCAGTGTGGTTATTGCCGTAGTTTTCAGAAGTATGTTTTGGGAGTTCTAGAGGTCGAACACATCATCCCCAAAGCAGCAGGTGGATCTGATGAGGAAGAAAATTTGTGGCTTGCCTGTCGCTTGTGTAACTCTTATAAGGGTGTGCAAACCCACGCTAAAGATCCAGTAACGAATCGTAATGTTAGATTATTTAACCCTCGTGAGCAAAGATGGATACGCCATTTTGCTTGGGCAGAAAATGGTGCCTACATTTCAGGATTAACTGCCACTGGTCGTGCTACTGTTCTGGCTCTACAGTTAAACAACCCTTATGCTGTGACGGTCAGGCAAGCTTGGATATCTGCTGGGTGGCATCCACCCGATGAAGCTACTAGAGATGACTAA
- the argJ gene encoding bifunctional ornithine acetyltransferase/N-acetylglutamate synthase: MADWQEIPGGVTAPKGYKAAGMAAGLKPSGLPDLALIVSEVEAIAAGIFTTSVVRAACVDYCRERLQAKQIAQAILCNAGQANAATGTKGWEDALDSAHSLSQQLNIAPESILLASTGVIGRRIKMDALKAALPQLVGSLSETGSDATAKAIMTTDLVPKSIALETTFNDRPVRIGGIAKGSGMIHPNMATMLAFVTCDAAVSPHLWQQMLSRAGDRSFNQITVDGDTSTNDSLIALANGASRTPAITEAGPEAEKLEAMLTEVCIYLAKSIARDGEGATCLIEVQVSGAPDDKAARQLARTIAGSSLVKSAIFGRDPNWGRIAGAAGRAGVSFNQDDLQIKLGNFLMMQNGQPQDFDRVAANAYLKTAAAGAYLKEDTVLISVSVGNGSGSGIAWGCDLSYDYVKINAEYTT, from the coding sequence GTGGCAGACTGGCAAGAAATTCCCGGTGGTGTTACCGCACCCAAAGGGTACAAGGCAGCGGGCATGGCAGCGGGGTTGAAGCCATCGGGATTGCCAGATTTAGCATTGATCGTTTCAGAGGTAGAGGCGATCGCCGCAGGTATCTTTACCACCAGTGTGGTGAGAGCCGCTTGCGTAGACTACTGCCGGGAAAGACTCCAGGCGAAACAAATTGCCCAGGCAATTTTGTGTAACGCGGGGCAGGCAAATGCTGCAACCGGCACCAAAGGTTGGGAAGACGCCCTGGATAGTGCCCATTCCCTCAGTCAACAGCTAAACATTGCACCGGAATCCATTTTGCTGGCATCCACTGGTGTGATTGGACGCCGAATTAAAATGGATGCCCTCAAAGCTGCCCTACCCCAGTTGGTTGGTTCTCTCTCGGAAACAGGTTCAGACGCTACCGCTAAAGCGATTATGACAACGGATCTGGTGCCAAAATCGATCGCCCTGGAGACGACCTTCAACGATCGTCCTGTCCGCATTGGTGGGATTGCCAAAGGGTCGGGGATGATTCATCCCAACATGGCGACAATGCTGGCATTTGTCACCTGTGATGCCGCAGTGTCTCCCCACCTCTGGCAACAGATGTTGAGCCGCGCGGGCGATCGCAGCTTTAACCAGATCACCGTTGATGGCGATACCAGTACCAATGATTCTCTGATCGCTCTAGCGAATGGAGCATCCCGCACCCCTGCTATCACTGAAGCAGGACCGGAAGCCGAAAAGCTAGAGGCAATGCTGACCGAAGTTTGTATTTATCTGGCAAAGTCGATCGCCCGTGATGGCGAAGGGGCAACCTGCTTAATTGAAGTCCAGGTTTCTGGCGCACCGGATGACAAAGCTGCTCGTCAACTTGCCCGCACGATCGCCGGTTCTTCCCTGGTCAAGTCTGCCATCTTTGGACGGGACCCCAACTGGGGCAGAATTGCGGGAGCCGCAGGACGGGCAGGCGTCTCGTTCAATCAGGATGACTTGCAAATCAAGCTGGGCAATTTCCTGATGATGCAGAACGGTCAACCCCAGGACTTCGATCGTGTCGCTGCCAATGCCTACCTGAAAACCGCTGCTGCTGGTGCCTACTTAAAAGAAGACACCGTACTGATCTCGGTCAGCGTCGGCAACGGTTCTGGTTCTGGCATTGCCTGGGGTTGCGACCTCAGTTACGATTACGTCAAAATTAACGCCGAGTACACCACCTAA